The following proteins are co-located in the SAR324 cluster bacterium genome:
- the thrH gene encoding bifunctional phosphoserine phosphatase/homoserine phosphotransferase ThrH yields the protein MQQDNPQMKITCLDFEGVLIPEIWIGLAEQTGIEELRLTTRDIADYDELMRYRLKICEEKNLRIQDIHAVVDQMNPLDGAIDFLHWLRTECEVIILSDTFREFVSPFLNKLSQPTIFCHTLKIDQAGRITDYLLRQQDQKQQAVNALKNLNFWVVAAGDSYNDISMLQSAHHGIFFKPTRKITEEYPSFPVTQQYEELKLELQKHLNG from the coding sequence ATGCAACAAGACAACCCTCAAATGAAAATTACCTGCCTCGACTTTGAGGGAGTTCTGATTCCAGAAATTTGGATCGGTCTGGCCGAACAAACTGGGATTGAGGAACTAAGACTGACCACCCGAGACATCGCTGACTACGATGAATTGATGCGCTATCGTTTGAAAATATGTGAGGAAAAAAATCTGAGAATTCAGGATATCCATGCGGTTGTTGACCAAATGAATCCTCTTGATGGAGCAATCGATTTTCTTCACTGGCTCAGAACTGAATGCGAGGTAATCATTCTATCGGACACCTTCAGAGAATTTGTGAGTCCATTTTTGAATAAGCTCAGTCAACCAACTATTTTCTGTCATACTTTGAAAATTGATCAAGCAGGCAGGATCACAGATTACCTGCTCCGCCAGCAAGATCAGAAGCAGCAAGCGGTTAATGCTTTGAAAAATCTCAATTTTTGGGTTGTTGCCGCTGGAGATTCGTACAACGACATCTCAATGCTGCAAAGTGCTCATCATGGGATCTTCTTTAAGCCCACCCGAAAAATCACAGAAGAATACCCTTCCTTTCCGGTGACTCAACAGTATGAAGAATTGAAATTGGAACTGCAGAAGCATCTTAATGGCTAA